From the Cryptomeria japonica chromosome 2, Sugi_1.0, whole genome shotgun sequence genome, one window contains:
- the LOC131863509 gene encoding uncharacterized protein LOC131863509, which yields MDLKGDFFTWTNKRAGNNLIQVRLDRALVPNVWVCNYLCSLYALSRIGSDHYPISYFVESVFRKRKFPFRFEKMWLSHPFLYDNIKKWWNISINGSTMFRVAKKFVEVKSNIRKWNKESFGNIFVNKATIQLDLKEIKDKIQVKGYLDDHLARENEILSKLHDINSKEEEFWKQRLTATWLVAGDRNMKFFHLSTMKHEASNRINHIIRDGILFDFEANISCEAVCYFSGLLSDDMRLRPEAQ from the coding sequence ATGGATCTTAAAGGAGATTTCTTCACCTGGACTAACAAAAGAGCTGGTAATAATCttattcaggttagacttgatcgGGCTTTGGTTCCAAATGTTTGGGTTTGTAATTACTTGTGTTCTCTATATGCTCTATCTAGAATTGGCTCTGATCATTACCCTATAAGTTATTTTGTTGAATCAGTGTTTAGGAAAAGGAAATTTCcctttaggtttgaaaaaatgtggctttCACATCCCTTTCTTTATGATAATATCAAGAAGTGGTGGAATATTAGTATCAATGGTTCTACCATGTTTAGAGTGGCAAAGAAGTTTGTGGAGGTTAAGAGTAATATCAGAAAGTGGAATAAGGAgtcctttgggaatatttttgttaACAAGGCTACTATCCAATTGGATTTGAAGGAAATTAAAGACAAAATTCAAGTGAAAGGCTATCTGGATGACCACCTAGCAAGAGAAAATGAGATTCTGTCAAAATTACATGATATTAATTCAAAGGAAGAGGAGTTTTGGAAGCAGAGGTTGACAGCTACTTGGCTAGTTGCTGGTGACAGGAATATGAAATTCTTCCACCTCTCAACCATGAAACACGAGGCCTCTAATAGGATCAACCATATTATCAGGGATGGcattttgtttgattttgaggCTAATATCAGTTGTGAGGCGGTTTGCTATTTTAGTGGACTCTTATCAGATGACATGAGGTTAAGACCAGAGGCTCAATAG